One genomic region from Diabrotica undecimpunctata isolate CICGRU chromosome 9, icDiaUnde3, whole genome shotgun sequence encodes:
- the Polr1D gene encoding DNA-directed RNA polymerases I and III subunit RPAC2, giving the protein MPIAQLSGNEASESAKSKTFIFHDEGHTLGNALRCVVSSYPEVQFCGYTVPHPAESKMHFRIQVHSGKAVDILKRGLEDLMKVCDITLEKFDEEVNNS; this is encoded by the coding sequence ATGCCAATTGCACAATTGTCTGGTAACGAAGCAAGTGAGTCAGCAAAATCAAAAACGTTCATTTTCCATGATGAGGGACATACACTAGGCAATGCTTTGCGATGTGTTGTCTCCAGTTATCCCGAAGTACAATTTTGTGGATACACAGTTCCTCATCCAGCAGAATCTAAAATGCATTTCAGAATTCAAGTACACTCTGGTAAAGCTGTGGATATCTTAAAGCGAGGCCTCGAAGATTTGATGAAAGTTTGTGATATTACTTTGGAAAAATTTGACGAAGAAGTTAATAATTCgtaa